In the genome of Acidovorax sp. 69, the window CAATGTGAGGCGTGCAGATGCAGTTTTCCAGCCGCAGCAAAGCATGGCCTTGCAGGATAGGCTCGCTCTCGAACACGTCGATGGCCGCCATGCCAGGGCGTCCCCGGTTGAGGGCCGCGATCAGAGCATCGGGTTCGATCAACTCTGCGCGCGATGTATTGACGAGCAATGAGGTTGGTTTCATGCACGAAAGGTCTTCAAGCGAGATGATTCCGCGTGTTTCGTCATTCAGTCGAAGGTGCAACGAAATGACATCGCACTGCGAGAAAAATTCTTCGCGTGTGGTCGCTGCCTGGTAGCCGTCTGTCAGTGCCTGCGCACGAGAGCCTTCACGGCCCCAGATACGTACATTCATGCCGAAGGCCCGGCCGTAGCTCGCAACCAGTTGTCCGATGCGCCCATAACCCCAGATGCCCAACGTTTTGCCGCGCAATACATTGCCAAGACCGAAGTTGGCAGGCATGGATGCCGTCTTCAGTCCAGACTGTTGCCAGGCTCCATGCTTGAGATTGGAGATGTACTGGGGCAGCCTGCGCATGGATGCCATGACCAGCGCCCATGTCAGCTCTGCAGGGGCCACCGGGGAGCCCACGCCTTCAGCCACGGCAATCCCACGTTCTGTGCAGGCGGCCACATCAATGTGGCTCCCTATCTTGCCCGTCTGCGCAATGAGCTTGAGTCGCGGGAGCTTCTCGACCAGTTGCCGTGTGATTTGGGTGCGTTCTCTGACCAGCACGATGATGTCGGCATCTTTGAGTCGCACAGAGAGCTGGCCCAGTCCCTTGACCGTGTTGGTGTAAACCTTCGCGGTGTATGCGTCGAGCCGAGATGCGCAATGCAGTTTGCGCACTGCATCCTGGTAATCGTCGAGAATCACAATGTTCATCCCGACATTGTGCCTTGGCAGGGAAAGCCGCACCGCGTCCGGTGGCTGCCTTGCTCATCAAAATCCACAGCTTTTGGTGACCGAGTGTTGACTCGGTCAAAGCAATTCCTGCCAGGCACAGCGTGGCTGGCAATGCGCGCTGCATAACGGCGCCAAGAGGCTGCCGCCCGCGCCCCGGCAAGACTTGGGGATGGGTTCTATGCCTGAATGGCCTCTGAAGCGGCGATGCGGTCCAGTTCTGCGCACACATCGGCCATCCGCCCTGCGATCACCAATCGGCCTGTGCCGGAGTCTGATTTTCGCCGCAGGACCCGGGTGGTTTGGTGCGTGCTTGCATCCGCTGTCAGAGACGCAAGAAAGGTGTGGCGATTACTGCCCATCGATGGGATGGAAAGAAAAGACCGACTGGCAGCGGCTGGTGGCCGGATGGGGGCTTCGGGACTGCGAACTGGCGGTTTGACTGTGAATGGCCAATTGCCACGCATGGGGCGTGTGCCTTGTGCATCCGCCGGGCGCTGGGGAGACGGGGAGATGCGGCTGTCCTCACCGCTGCGGCTGCTGAGACCGGCTTCGTTGCTCCATTGCGGCCGGTCGAGGATAGCCGATGCCGTTGTTGGACGATGACCCGTTGGCGCGACGCCAGTCGGCACTTGGAGTGAAAGCCGGCGCATCAGGTCGCGCAGCGGGTTGCGAAATACAGGAAGGGTGAACAATGCAATTCCCATGTGAAAACTCCGAAGGTCGGGGGTTGGACATAGGCAGGATTGCAAAGTGATTTCATGCCTGGTACTTACTTACTGACTGGCATGAAACGAGCCTGGCACCGCAGGGCTGGCGTGCCGTTGCCAGCACACCAAACGCCCGCCACCTGCGGTGTGGCCCTGACAGGAGGCTGGGGCCTACATCAACATGGTGTTGCGGATCAAACCGACCGCAAGGCCTTCGATTTCGAAGGGCTCGCCGGGCTGCACGACGATGACCGGATAGTCGGGGTTTTCGGGCAGGAGTTCGATGGCCGTGGCGGTGCGGCGCAGGCGTTTGACGGTGACATCATCGCCCAGGCGAGCCACGATGATCTGACCATTGCGTGCTTCACGCGTGGACTGCACGGCCAGTAGATCGCCGTCCATGATGCCGGCATCGCGCATGGACATGCCGCGCACCTTGAGCAGGTAGTCGGGTTTGTGCTGGAAAAGGCTGTTTTCCACGCTGTAGGTTTGGTCTACATGTTCCTGCGCGAGAATGGGCGAACCCGCTGCGACGCGCCCCACCAAGGGTAGCACCAGTTGCGACAAACCGGGAATGGGCAGGTTGAACTGGCTGCCGCGCGCCGCGTTGATGGAGCGAACAGTGTCGCTGCGCAGACGGATGCCGCGCGAGGTGCCGCTCACCAGTTCGATCACGCCTTTGCGGGCGAGGGCCTGCAGATGCTCTTCGGCGGCGTTGGCCGACTTGAATCCCAGCTCGGTCGCGATTTCTGCACGGGTGGGGGGCGCGCCAGTGCGTGCAATGGCGGTCTGGATCAGATCCAGGATCTGCTGCTGGCGGGCGGTGAGTTTCGGGTTGTCGAGCATGGTGGTTTCCGGTGCAGGCGGTTACAGTGGCGAACAACTGTTTTTTAATCCAGTAACTGTATTTTTCACCAGTTTTTCGGAGTACGCAAGTGAGTGGGCAAAAAATTGTGGTTTTGGGCACCGGAGGCACGATTGCGGGCACCTCGGCACAAGCGGGGGACAACATTGGCTATACCGCTGCCCAGGTGGGTGTGGACGAGTTGCTGGCCGCAGTGCCCGGCCTTCAGGTGTTGGCGGGCGGTGCATTGGTGGCGGAGCAGGTGGCACAGATTGACAGCAAGGACATGGACTACGCGGTGTGGCGTGCGCTTGCCTTGCGTTGCGCGCACCATTTGAAGGACCCGCAGGTGCGGGGGCTGGTCATCACCCATGGCACAGACACCTTGGAGGAGACGGCGTGGTTTCTGCAGGAAGTGCTGGATACACCCAAGCCCGTAGTGCTGACCTGCGCGATGCGCCCTGCGTCAGCCCTCACCCCCGATGGCCCACAAAACATGCTGGACGCTGTGGCAGTGGTGCTGGCACCGGGGGCTGCGGGGGTGATGGTGGTTGCTGCTGGCGAGGTGCATGGCGCGCGGCATGTGCAGAAGATCCATCCCTATCGGGTGCATGCATTCAACTCAGGCGATGCAGGCCCCCTGGGCTGGGTGGAGGAAGGACGCGTGCGTTTGGTGCAAAACTGGCCTCTGGCGCAAGTGAAGTATGTTCATGATGCTATTGAAAATATAGCAAATCCTGGCGAATGGCCCTGGGTTGAGGTGGTTATGAGCCACGCGGCGGCTTCGGGTAAAGCCGTAGATGCGCTGGTGCGAGAAGGGGTGCAGGGATTGGTCGTGGCATGCACTGGCAACGGAACCATTCACCATAGCCTGGAGGCTGCCTTGTCGCGTGCACAAAACACGGGGGTGAGGGTGGTGCGCTCCACCCGATGTACAGAGGGGCAGGTGCTTCCCAAGCCGGGGGATCTGCTGCCAGACTCCCAGGGGCTGTCGCCTGTCAAGGCACGTGTGACTTTGATGCTCGATCTGCTTCGGGCTGATTGAAGGGGCTGCACCGATGTTTGCCGTGCTCAAGACACATGCCTGGGCCTATCCGGCCCTGGAGGTTGCGCACATTGTGGGCATAGCGCTGCTGCTCGGCAATTTGGTCTTGCTGGAGCTGCGGGTGTTTGGGTGGGGTGCCGCCTTGCCGGTGAAAGATCTGGCCCGGCTCAGCCTTTCGCTGGCGCTGTGCGGGTTTGGATTGGCAGCGGCGTCGGGCTTGCTGATGTTTGCCACCCAGCCTGCCGAGTTGCTCAGCAGCCGGGCATTCACCTTGAAGATGCTGTTGTTAATGCTGGCGGGCTGCAATGCCGCATGGTTTCATGCGCGGGGATCGCTCACGCTGCTGGACGGCTTGGCCCGCTTTCAGATGCTGGCATCCACCATGGTTTGGTTGGCGATGGTCGTGTGTGGCCGCTGGATAGCCTATCTGTGATGGTGGCAGTCGCGCGACCCGTCTCATCTTCATTGCTTCAGGAGCCCCTATGACATTGCAACGCCGCCATGTGCTCGCCGCCGCCGCCACCGCCTTGCCGCTGGGGGTTCATGCACACCATGGCTGGAGCAGCTTTGATCCCGACCGCCCCATTTATCTGGAGGGCACGGTGCGCAAAGTGCGCTGGCAAAACCCGCATGCCGAATTGGAACTGGAACTGCCCGACCTTTTGAAGTTGCCGACGGATTTGGCACAGCGGCCGATACCCGCTCAGACGGCACCGGTGGACGGGCGGGTGCTGCTGGCCAAGGTGGTGTTGCCTACCCGCAAAGACCGGCTATGGGCGGTCGAATTGGCGCCGCTGACGCGTATGCAGGCCTGGCAGGTGCAGGAGATCAAACCGGGCACTCTGTTGTCGGTGGTGGGGTTTACCTTGCGGGGCGAAAAGGGCGAGGCGGTGCTGCGCGCAGAGTACCTTTTCGTGGATGGCAAAGCGTATGGGCTGCGGTCCGGCCCTGCTTGAACAAGAGGACCTGGGGGGCTGCCCTATAGCCTGCATTGTTGAGTGCTTCGCTCGCCCTGCCGGTTGGATACCGCACCCGCAAGTGGCGCTATGGCACTGCATGAAAAAAGCGACGCTTCTTTGCAGGGCGCCGCTTCTATTCAATCTGAATCATGGGCTGGTTGACCGGCCGGGGCCGACCCAGGCCGCGTATCAGCTGGCCAGCGCCTGCAAGGCACGCGCCGTGATTTCGTCCACGCTGCCCGTGCCGCTGATCGCGCGGTACTTGGGGGCAGCTGCCGGCTCACCCTGGGCCCAACTGCTGTAGTAGTCCACCAGGGGGCGCGTCTGGTCGCTGTAGACCTGCAGGCGCTTCTGGACAGTGTCTTCCTTGTCGTCTTCGCGCTGGATCAACTCCTCGCCGGTCACGTCGTCCTTGCCTGCCACCTTGGGCGGGTTGAACTTGACGTGGTACGTGCGGCCGCTGGCGGGGTGCGAGCGGCGGCCACTCATGCGTTCAATGATGGCGTCAAAGGGCACATCGATTTCAAGCACGTAATCCAGCTTGACCCCCGCCGCCTTCATGGCGTCGGCCTGGGGAATGGTGCGGGGGAAACCATCGAACAGGAAGCCTTTGGCGCAGTCGGGTTGCGTAATGCGTTCCTTGACCAGACCGATGATGATGTCGTCACTGACCAGGGCACCCGAATCCATCACAGCCTTGGCCTGCAGGCCCAGGGGTGTGCCAGCTTTGACGGCTGCGCGCAGCATGTCGCCGGTAGAGATCTGGGGAATGCCGTATTTCTGGCAGATGAACGTGGCTTGCGTGCCCTTTCCGGCGCCAGGCGCGCCCAACAAAATCAGTCTCATGGATGTCCTCGAAGGTTAGAAATCGGTTGGCGCCGCTGGCGGGGACGCTCGAAAGGCGCCTGAAGCCGTTCTTTGCGCCCGGGATGCGGTGCTCTCGTTACAGTTGAGGATAGCATGTGACCACCTTGCGCTGACTTACATGAGCGACCGCTTCCCCATAGGTGCCCCGCAAGGGGGTAACGTCAAGCGCTGAGGGGCGGGGCGCTCAGCGAAACAGGCTGCGCACCCGCTCCAGGTCTTGCGGGGTATCTACCCCTGGCCCGGGGGCCGTGGCAGCCAGATGCACGGCGATGCGGTGTCCATGCCAAAGCGCACGCAATTGCTCCAATGCCTCGACCGCTTCGGTCGGTGCAGGGGCCAGTTGCGGAAACTGCCGCAAAAATCCCGCGCGATAGCTGTAAATGCCCACATGTCGCAGCGGCGCAAATCCCGACAGGGCGGCCACACCGGGGGCGGCGGCCTGTGCGGCGCCATGCCACCAGGCAGAGTCTGTGTGGTCGCGCGCAAAAGGAATGGGTGCACGGCTGAAATAATGCGCCAGGCCCCGCGCATCCAGGACCACCTTCACCACGTTGGGATTGGCGTAGTCGCCCAATGACGCAATGGTGTGTGCGGCTGTGCCCATGCTGGCTTCCGGCCGGGCAGGCAGCAGGGCGGCCACGGCGTTGATGAGACCAGGGTCTATCAACGGCTCGTCGCCTTGTACGTTGACGACAATGTCGTCACCATCCAGATCAAGTTGTGTGCAGGCCTCAGCCAGCCGGTCGCTACCGCTGGGGTGGTCAGCGCGGGTCATGATGGCTGTCACGCCATGGGCAGCGCAGGCTTGCAAGATGCGGGCGTCGTCTGCCGCCACCACCACGCGGGTTGCAGCGCTTTGGGCAGCACGCTGGGCCACCCGCACCACCATGGGCAGACCGGCGATATCGGCCAGGGGCTTGTCCGGCAGGCGGCTTGACGCGAGGCGGGCCGGGATCAGCACCGTGAACGGGCTGTCAACTGCCGCAGCGGCCGTGGCGCTCACTGCTCCAGTTCCTCGTCGGTCAGTGTGCGGGCTTCGTTTTCGAGCAACACAGGAATGCCGTCGCGCACCGGGTAGGCCAGCCGAGCGCTGCGGGAGACCAGTTCCTGGGCCTCGCGGTCATAGGTCAGGGGGCCTTTGGTGACGGGGCAGACCAGCAGTTCAAGCAATTTGGGGTCCATGGAGTGGGGAGCTTTCCGGGAGGGTACGGCGGGTTCGTTCAGGCAGGGGGGGATGATAGCGGCGCCCCGGGGGCTGCGATCCTTGGCACCAAGGCAGACAGGCTGCCATCCAGGGCATCAAAAAATCGGGGTTCGATCTGCACCACCAAGGGCACGGCCAGCGCATCGGGGTGATGAGCCCACAGCTTGACAGCATCTTTTTCGGTGCAAACTACGGTCAAGCGCTTGTCTGATAAGCGCTGCCAGCTATTGAAATCATAGTGATCTGGCAAGGCCTCCGCGTGTTGCAGCACCAAGCCCTCCGCCCTCAGCATGTCAAAGAAGTCCTCCGGCCGTGCCACCGCCGCCAGCGCATGCAGGGGTTGGCCTCGCAGGTCGGCCAGTGGCACCTGGCGCCCATCCGATCGCAGGGCATGGGGCGCCAGACCGCGTTGCAGGCCAAATGCGGGTGCGGGTGAACCGTGGGGGGGGCACCGCCTGCATGCAGCACAAAATCGACAGGGCGTGGCCACGCCTCCCGCAGCGGACCTGCAGGCAGCAGCAAGCCGTTGCCGATGCCCTGGTCGTTGAAGATGCAGATCTCCAGATCCCGCTGCAGTGCGAGGTGCTGCAAGCCGTCGTCGCAGATGAGTACGTCGGTATCGGGGTGGGCGGCCAGCAGGGCGCGCGCGGCAGCGATGCGGTGCTGGGCCACGAAGACTGGCACGGCAGCTTTGCCCGTGCCACTGCGTGCAATCAACAGGGGCTCGTCACCCACCTCGCTGGCCAGGCTGTCCGGCTGCACCGCACGGCAGTCCCGGGTGCTGCGGCCATAGCCGCGCGAGATCACGCCAACACGCAGGCCACGGGCCTGCAGGTGCCTGACGAGTGCGATGACCACCGGGGTCTTGCCCGCCCCGCCGGCAATCACATTGCCGACCACTATCACGGGGCGGCCCGGATGCTCGGCCTGGAGCAGGCCGCTGCGATACAACGCCCGGCGCACTGCCACCAGGGCGGCATACAGCATTGACACTGGCCATAAGGCCCAGGCAGCTGGACCCCGTGTTTGCCAGATGGCGTGCAGACGCCGCTCGGCGGTGGCTCGGTGTGGGCGCGCGGCAGGGGGCGGCGAGGGCGGCGGCAGCTGCGGCCCGGAGGCAGCCATGATGCCCGTCAGCGGCTGGCCGCGCGTGCCGCCGTGGACGACGACTGCGTGGCAAACGTGATCTGTGTGAGGCCGACGCGGCGCGCGGCTTCCATCACCGTGACCACGGACTGGTGGGGCGACATCGCGTCGGCGCTGATGATGACCACACTGTCACGGCCCGCCTTGGCTTCGTTGCGCAGCGCCTGGGCGATAGCGTCCACACTTTTGCCGTCCACACCGGTTTTGTTGACGGCATAGCGGCCATCGGCCGCCACGGAGACGATCACTTCTTTGGGGTGGTCGCGCTGCTGCTCGGCATCGGCCACGGGCAGGGTGAGCTGCAGTTCCGTGAACTTGCTGTAGGTGGTGGTCAGCATCAGGAAGATGAGGATCACCAGCAGCACGTCGATGAACGGGATCAGGTTGATCTCGGGCTCATCCTTGGCGCGGGGGCGGAAATTCATTATTTGATCTTGCGCAGGCGCAGGATGTGGCGGACGAACTGCTCGGAAGCCAGCTCCAGTGTGAGCAGGTAGGCGTCCACGCGGGCGCGAAAGTAGCGCCAGAAGATCAGCGAGGGGATGGCCACGATCAGGCCAAAGGCCGTGTTGTACAGGGCGATGGAGATACCGTGTGCCAGCTGGGCCGGGTTACCGCCGCCCATGGCCTGACCCACGCCACCGCCGCCCGCCTGCGAGCCGAAGATCTCGATCATGCCGATGACGGTGCCCAAAAGACCCAGCAGCGGAGCGGCCGATGCGATGGTGGCCAGGGCCGGAAGGTATTTTTCCAGCCGGTGTGCCACGGCGCGCCCAGTGCCTTCCATGGCGGCGCGCAGGTCGGTTTCGCTGCACTGCGGGTTGCTGTTGAGGGTGCGCAGGCCGCTGGCCAGCACTTCGCCCAAGGCGGAGTTTTGCGCGAGCTGGTTGACCACGTCGGGGGTAGGAAGCGCTTTGGACGAGACCGTGATGGCCTCGTCGAGCAATTTGGGGGGGGCGACGCGGGCCGTTTTCAGGGCCAGAAAACGTTCAAAAATCAGTGCCAGTCCCAGGACGGAACACGCGATCAGGGGCCAGATGGGCCAGCCTGCGGCTTGTATGATGGACAGCAAATCTCTCTCCGCGCAGATGAAAGCAATCGGCGATTATGGCCTAGCTTGTGGGTGCCGCTGCGTCACAAACCGTTACCTTGTTGTGCGCGCGATCCGCCGCACCGTTCACCCACAAAATCTGTGGATAACTTTGTGGGCAACCCATGTCGAGAACCCCGCAAAGTGGCGCCACACCGTGCTTGCAACAGATTGATGAAAAATTGCGCAATGAAAAATACATATAAATCAATGACTTGCACGTGTACTGGTGTTTTGCGGCCGATTTTTGTTGCTTTGAAAATGACCTTTGCTGCTTCTCCTTTGCTGTGGAGTACTCGCAGGGTGTGTGCGCCGCAAACGCGCGCCGTTTCTCATGTTTGAGCGCACAGGCCCAGCAGTGGCGCCGCGTGTATGGGAAGTTGGCGCGCTATGCCGCGCCATTGCTGATGCCCTGGAGGCGCGCTTCAATCCTGTGGCCGTGCGCGGCGAGATCACCGGCTTCTCACGCGCATCCAGCGGACATTGCTATTTTTCGATCAAGGATGCGACCGGGCAGTTGCGCTGTGCCATGTTTCGCCGCGCAGCCAGCCTGCTTGACTTTTCGCCGCGCGATGGCGAATTGGTGGAAGTGCGGGGCCGTCTTGGGGTGTATGAGGCACGCGGGGATTTGCAGTTCATTGTGGAAAGCATGCAGCGCGCCGGACAAGGGGCGCTGTTCGAGCAGTTTCTTCGCCTGAAGGCCCAACTCGATGCCGAAGGCCTTTTCGATACCGCCCGCAAGCGCCCCTTGCCCCTGCAGCCCCGGGCCATCGGTCTGGTCACATCGACCGGTGCAGCGGCGCTGCACGACGTGGTCACGGCGCTCAGGCGCCGGGTGCCGCACATCCCCGTGGTGCTGGTGCCCGCCCAGGTGCAGGGCGTGGCGGCTCCGTCGTCCCTCGTTGCCGCGCTATCAAAACTGTATCTGCTAGCGCAAGAGAGTCGTGCGCCAGGGGCAGATGGAGCCCTGATTCCGCCCATTGACGTGATTTTGCTGGTGCGCGGAGGTGGCTCCATCGAAGACCTGTGGGCCTTCAACGACGAGCGCCTGGCGCGCATGATCGTACAAAGCCCGGTGCCGCTGGTCAGCGGTGTGGGGCACGAGACAGACTTCACCATCGCCGACTTTTGCTCCGACCTGCGCGCCCCGACGCCCACGGCGGCGGCCGAATTGGTGGCCCAGCCCCGCGATGTGTGGCTGGGTGCGCTGGGCCTGCTGGCCGGCCGCATTGGCGACGGTGTGCAGCGCCAGCTCGACATACGCCACCAGCGGGTGGATCAGGCCGCCGCGCGCCTGGGCCGCCCTTCGGGTCTGGTGGCCCGCCAACAGATGCAACTGGCCCGCCTGGCGCAGCGTATGCGCCACGGCGTGCTCCTGAAAATGCAGCGGCTAGCGCAATATCAACAAGCGCTGGAGGCCAATTTGCCTCAAAAATTGCAGCGCAGTGTGGCGCAGCATACCGAGCGGTTGGACCGTGCCGCATTGCGGCTGGAGTTGCTGGACCCGCGCCTGGTTCTGCAGCGTGGCTACGCATTGCTCACCGACACGGATGGGCAGGCCGTGACCAGCGTGCGCCAGGCCCAACCCGGCGATGCCCTGCGCGCTACGCTGGCCGACGGCGTGGTGGATGTGACGGTGGCGCAGCCGCGACTGCTGTAGCAGGGTGGCGTCTCGGTGTGATGGACGCCGCGCTTGCGTAGGACAGCAGCGGTTTGTGGCGTTGCAGACCGGGTCTGTGTGGCCCCATGCTGCACAGGTCACCTGATGTTCCTACAATGCCTCCTTCGCGCTGTGTCCGACTGCCTTGCTCAGGAAAACCCGCGTTGCAGACGGCATTCCAGAATTTCAAACCACGAGGAAACACCACCATGGAACATACCCTTCCCCCGCTGCCCTATGCCATCGACGCCCTGGCGCCGAACTACAGCCAGGAAACCCTGGAGTACCACCACGGCAAGCACCACAACGCCTATGTGGTCAACCTCAACAACCTGCAAAAGGGCACCGAGTTCGAGGCCATGACGCTCGAAGAGATCATCAAGAAGGCCAGCGGCGGCATCTACAACAACGCTGCGCAAATCTGGAACCACACGTTCTTCTGGAACTGCATGGCCCCCCAAGGCGGCGGTGAACCTTCGGGCGCGCTGGCCGCGGCCATCAATGCCAAGTGGGGCAGCTACGCCGCCTTCAAGGAAGCCTTCGTGAAGAGCGCCGTCGGCAACTTTGGTTCGGGCTGGACCTGGCTGGTGAAGAAGGCCGACGGCAGCGTCGACATCGTCAACACCGGCGCTGCCGGCACGCCGCTGACCACCGCCGACAAGGCCCTGCTGACGGTGGACGTGTGGGAGCATGCGTACTACATCGACTACCGCAACATGCGCCCCAAGTTCGTCGAGACCTTCCTCGACAAGCTGGTGAACTGGAAGTTTGCCGAAGCCAACTTCGCCTGATCCACAGCGCAGGATGACCGCTGGGTTGTTTCAGGCGGGCACCCCGTAAAAAACGGCCTGAGGGCCGTTTTTTACGGGGGTCAAAATTTTTAAGCCATTTTGGCTGATGGTGCCCGTGTATACAGCGGAAACAGCTATTAAAAATGTAGCATTCGGCAGCGCAGCCTGGGGGTCATTTCCGGCTGAACGGCGTACCTCCCAACTTGGTGCCGGCCTTGATGCCCTTTTTGGCAAACCAGCCCTGGTTCATTTCGAGCACATAACGCACGGGCTTGGCGGAGCAATGCGAGTCCAGTGTCTGGGGCTTCATGTCCTCTAGATTGACGATGGTGCCGTCATCGGCCACGAAGGCGGCCGTGAGTGGGAGCAAGGTGTTTTTCATCCAGAAGCATTGCTGGGAGGGTTGCTCGAACACGAACAGCATGCCTTCGTGCTGAGGCATCTCCTTGCGGTGCATCAATCCGGTCTGGCGCTCCTGCGGCGCCAGGGCTACCTGGGCATCGATGCGGTGCATGCCGGCAGAGAGTTCGACCCGTTGCAGGTTCAGTTGCGGCCCTTCCTGGGCTGTCGCCATTGTGGGCAATGCGAGCAAGGAGACCCATACCGCCATGCCCCAAGCGCAGGTGGCGCGGCGTGCAAGGTGGTCAAAACGCTGGGGACCTGGGATTCCTGTGATCGTGGTCGGGGTGGCGCGAAAGGCGGTCATGGGCAAGGCTTTCTGATCAACACATACACAAGGGGCAGACTGCTCGACGCACGGAAAGTTCGCTGGGCGGTCCGTCCAACAAAAACGCCCGCGGATGCGGGCGATTTTGAATCAGCGGGAACCTGAGAAACGGGTAAGTGTTTCGGTCAGGTCGCTATTCGTGGTTTCAGCCTGCCTTGTGGGCAGTCTTTTTCTTGGCGACCTTCTTGTGGGTCGCCTTCTTCTTGGCGGTCTTGCTTGCCTTGGCCTTGGCTACCGGTGCGGGAGCCTGGGCAGCCATGGGCGCCGCTGCGGGTGTCGTGGCAGGGGCAGGAGCGGCTGCGGGCGCCTGTGCAAAAGCACCAGCGGTGAACAGACCGGCCACGAGGACAGCGAGGAGTTTTTTCATATATGCCGTTTCCAGTGTGAACGAAGGGTTAAGGGCCGTGCGAAAACCCGTACGGCTCCACTCGCAACGATAGCAGTGCCCAGTGGGTTGACAGGGATTTGGGCGAAATTTTTTGTCATTAGAATGGTTTGAAACCACACTGCTTTGCCTTATTTGCCGAATCCATTTCGGTGCACACAGGAGACACCCCACCCATGACCACGTACCAGCACATTGTGGTGCCCGCGGAAGGCCAGAAAATCACCGTCAACGCCGACATGTCCCTGAATGTGCCGGACGAGCCGATCATTCCTTTTATCGAAGGCGACGGGACGGGGCTGGATATCACGCCGGTGATGATCAAGGTGGTGGATGCCGCCGTGGCCAAGGCCTATGGCGGCAAGAAAAAGATCCACTGGATGGAGGTTTATGCCGGTGAAAAATCCACCAAGGTCTATGGTCCCGATGTCTGGCTCCCTGAAGA includes:
- a CDS encoding Trm112 family protein — encoded protein: MDPKLLELLVCPVTKGPLTYDREAQELVSRSARLAYPVRDGIPVLLENEARTLTDEELEQ
- a CDS encoding DUF6152 family protein, coding for MTLQRRHVLAAAATALPLGVHAHHGWSSFDPDRPIYLEGTVRKVRWQNPHAELELELPDLLKLPTDLAQRPIPAQTAPVDGRVLLAKVVLPTRKDRLWAVELAPLTRMQAWQVQEIKPGTLLSVVGFTLRGEKGEAVLRAEYLFVDGKAYGLRSGPA
- a CDS encoding biopolymer transporter ExbD, with translation MNFRPRAKDEPEINLIPFIDVLLVILIFLMLTTTYSKFTELQLTLPVADAEQQRDHPKEVIVSVAADGRYAVNKTGVDGKSVDAIAQALRNEAKAGRDSVVIISADAMSPHQSVVTVMEAARRVGLTQITFATQSSSTAARAASR
- a CDS encoding MotA/TolQ/ExbB proton channel family protein, which translates into the protein MLSIIQAAGWPIWPLIACSVLGLALIFERFLALKTARVAPPKLLDEAITVSSKALPTPDVVNQLAQNSALGEVLASGLRTLNSNPQCSETDLRAAMEGTGRAVAHRLEKYLPALATIASAAPLLGLLGTVIGMIEIFGSQAGGGGVGQAMGGGNPAQLAHGISIALYNTAFGLIVAIPSLIFWRYFRARVDAYLLTLELASEQFVRHILRLRKIK
- the adk gene encoding adenylate kinase, whose protein sequence is MRLILLGAPGAGKGTQATFICQKYGIPQISTGDMLRAAVKAGTPLGLQAKAVMDSGALVSDDIIIGLVKERITQPDCAKGFLFDGFPRTIPQADAMKAAGVKLDYVLEIDVPFDAIIERMSGRRSHPASGRTYHVKFNPPKVAGKDDVTGEELIQREDDKEDTVQKRLQVYSDQTRPLVDYYSSWAQGEPAAAPKYRAISGTGSVDEITARALQALAS
- the kdsB gene encoding 3-deoxy-manno-octulosonate cytidylyltransferase; this translates as MSATAAAAVDSPFTVLIPARLASSRLPDKPLADIAGLPMVVRVAQRAAQSAATRVVVAADDARILQACAAHGVTAIMTRADHPSGSDRLAEACTQLDLDGDDIVVNVQGDEPLIDPGLINAVAALLPARPEASMGTAAHTIASLGDYANPNVVKVVLDARGLAHYFSRAPIPFARDHTDSAWWHGAAQAAAPGVAALSGFAPLRHVGIYSYRAGFLRQFPQLAPAPTEAVEALEQLRALWHGHRIAVHLAATAPGPGVDTPQDLERVRSLFR
- the lexA gene encoding transcriptional repressor LexA produces the protein MLDNPKLTARQQQILDLIQTAIARTGAPPTRAEIATELGFKSANAAEEHLQALARKGVIELVSGTSRGIRLRSDTVRSINAARGSQFNLPIPGLSQLVLPLVGRVAAGSPILAQEHVDQTYSVENSLFQHKPDYLLKVRGMSMRDAGIMDGDLLAVQSTREARNGQIIVARLGDDVTVKRLRRTATAIELLPENPDYPVIVVQPGEPFEIEGLAVGLIRNTMLM
- a CDS encoding D-2-hydroxyacid dehydrogenase family protein — translated: MNIVILDDYQDAVRKLHCASRLDAYTAKVYTNTVKGLGQLSVRLKDADIIVLVRERTQITRQLVEKLPRLKLIAQTGKIGSHIDVAACTERGIAVAEGVGSPVAPAELTWALVMASMRRLPQYISNLKHGAWQQSGLKTASMPANFGLGNVLRGKTLGIWGYGRIGQLVASYGRAFGMNVRIWGREGSRAQALTDGYQAATTREEFFSQCDVISLHLRLNDETRGIISLEDLSCMKPTSLLVNTSRAELIEPDALIAALNRGRPGMAAIDVFESEPILQGHALLRLENCICTPHIGYVEQDSYELYFGAAFDNVVNFIKGTPTNIVNPGSLQVRR
- the xseA gene encoding exodeoxyribonuclease VII large subunit, producing MFERTGPAVAPRVWEVGALCRAIADALEARFNPVAVRGEITGFSRASSGHCYFSIKDATGQLRCAMFRRAASLLDFSPRDGELVEVRGRLGVYEARGDLQFIVESMQRAGQGALFEQFLRLKAQLDAEGLFDTARKRPLPLQPRAIGLVTSTGAAALHDVVTALRRRVPHIPVVLVPAQVQGVAAPSSLVAALSKLYLLAQESRAPGADGALIPPIDVILLVRGGGSIEDLWAFNDERLARMIVQSPVPLVSGVGHETDFTIADFCSDLRAPTPTAAAELVAQPRDVWLGALGLLAGRIGDGVQRQLDIRHQRVDQAAARLGRPSGLVARQQMQLARLAQRMRHGVLLKMQRLAQYQQALEANLPQKLQRSVAQHTERLDRAALRLELLDPRLVLQRGYALLTDTDGQAVTSVRQAQPGDALRATLADGVVDVTVAQPRLL
- a CDS encoding asparaginase translates to MSGQKIVVLGTGGTIAGTSAQAGDNIGYTAAQVGVDELLAAVPGLQVLAGGALVAEQVAQIDSKDMDYAVWRALALRCAHHLKDPQVRGLVITHGTDTLEETAWFLQEVLDTPKPVVLTCAMRPASALTPDGPQNMLDAVAVVLAPGAAGVMVVAAGEVHGARHVQKIHPYRVHAFNSGDAGPLGWVEEGRVRLVQNWPLAQVKYVHDAIENIANPGEWPWVEVVMSHAAASGKAVDALVREGVQGLVVACTGNGTIHHSLEAALSRAQNTGVRVVRSTRCTEGQVLPKPGDLLPDSQGLSPVKARVTLMLDLLRAD
- a CDS encoding superoxide dismutase, with the translated sequence MEHTLPPLPYAIDALAPNYSQETLEYHHGKHHNAYVVNLNNLQKGTEFEAMTLEEIIKKASGGIYNNAAQIWNHTFFWNCMAPQGGGEPSGALAAAINAKWGSYAAFKEAFVKSAVGNFGSGWTWLVKKADGSVDIVNTGAAGTPLTTADKALLTVDVWEHAYYIDYRNMRPKFVETFLDKLVNWKFAEANFA